Part of the Falco biarmicus isolate bFalBia1 chromosome 4, bFalBia1.pri, whole genome shotgun sequence genome, CCGGGTTTCCCAGCACCCCAAGCCCTCCCCCTGCGGGGCCAGCACCCTCCCTGGCCCGCCGGaccccccacctgcccagggACCCCTCGGGGCCAGCCCCAAATCCTCAAGGCTCCAGcacacccccaacccccccaccctAGCACCTCCGACCCCAGCCCCCCTGtagccccctgccctgcccagccccccggCTCCACCTACAGCCCCAagaccccccccagcccctcaggaCCCTCACCCCAAGCCCCATCgcccccccaagcccccccgcccctctcGCCCTGCCCGGGGCTCCCTCAGCACCCCCACCGAGCCGCCCCAGCCGCCCCTggcccagccccgccagcccccccaggccccgccgcccgggccgcAGCGGGCCGCGAggggccccgggcagggccggaCCGGACCCGGCCGGGGGCTCCAGCAGGCCGGGGCCTGCGCCGGCCGTACCCTCCCGCTCGCCGacggccgctccccgccccaGTCCCCGCGGCGCGGGCGGCTCCTCACCGGTctcggcggggccggggcaccGAGGGGCGGAGGAGCGGAGCCACCGCCTCAGACACCAGCGCCGCCGCGCAACGcaccctgctgcccagcccgGCCAGGCGCGGGCAGGGCtagccccgccccgccgcctgACTGGCAGCGCCGCCCGCCAATGGGCGCTGGCGCTGCGGGGCGCGAGgggcgcggcccggcggggaggCGAGACTAGGAGCAGTCGCCAGGTTTGGTTGCGACGGCGGCGCGGAGGGAGGGCGGTGAAGGGGCGGGCCCGGCTGGCGAGCGGCGGGGAGAGCAGCCATTCAGAGAGCGGGGCGGGGAAAGAGGCGGCCGTATGTAAATATAGTATTAATATTCATAAAGGCTCGCCCCTGGGAGGGGGCGCGCTGCGGCGGCACGTGGCGCCCGGGGCGCGAGGCACCGGGACCCGCTGCAGCCCCGGGGCATCGAGACGGCTCCAAACACCTGAATCCCTCCAGATCCCCCTTGATCCTGCCCAGATCCTCCGGATCCCCCCAgatccccctgctcccccacagccccccggGATCCCCCAGATTCTCCCAGATCCCCCCCAACCCTCTTGATGCCCTGAGATGTCCCTGATCCCCCCAGATCCCCATGACCCTCTTGATCCCCCAGATCCCTCTGACCCTCCAGTTGCaccctggggctgcctggctgtgccccccacGAGATCCCAGGACAGTGGGAGAGACCCTGGATCCCCCCAATCCCCCCGGGGCTGCCTGGCCATGCCCCCCATGAGACCCTAGAGCAGTGGGACAGGCCCGGGATCCCCCCGACCCCCCAGGTCCCCCCCAGGGCCACCTGGCTCTGGCCCTACGGCACCCTGCGGCACCCCCAAACCTCGAGGTGCTGCACTGcctgtgtccctccagccctgccaagcgctggggggggggcacgcCACAGGCACCCCCAGCCATGCCGTGCCCCCTGTGCCCACCTGGGACCCCTGGGGCTGCTGACccgaggaggaggggggggcggTGGGCCACCACTGCTGGGCCCCTCCTGACACCTCGCTCTGAGTCACCCATTTCTCCCagcccccccttccctttccgCCATGGGGGTGGGCAgagcccccagccagcctggaACCCCCCTGCGCCACCCTGCTGCAGGACGGGGggccccctgagccccccaagCAGAGCCTTTCCCATGGGGTGCAAGCGAGAGGATGGCCAGGGGCagacccccaccccactgccccctTGGCCCctgggggctctgccccccccccccgcagcagcctggagctgctccagctcacGGGGACAGGGGCTCTGCCCAGCGTGTGGGGGTCGGTGCCCTCGGCCTCCCCGGGCCCCCACGGCGCTGCGGAACGAGGGGAAAATCCCGGGGGATGAATCACCGGCAGGCGGGAGTCACGCTggcgggggggcagcagggaacCGCGCTCCGGCCCGGCCGAGCCGTGAATCGCAGCTTTGATTCCCGCAGCTGCTCCGGCACCGGGAGCGCGGCCGGCTGGATCCCGGCGgtgcctggctcccagctgtGGCGCCAGCGCCGGGGGGACCGCGGGGACGGGGTCCCCCGCGGGGGGACAGAGCCATATCGCCGGGGCACAAGGGGCTGCACCACCACTCTTCCCAGCACGTACCAGTGCTGCGCAGGCCTGCGGCAGGGCCACACCAGTACACACCAGTTACAGCCACAATCCCAGCGTGAACTGGCTGGCGGCTGTGGCGAGGTTGGGCTGGAAACCCAATAATCCTGTTAGTGGGAAGAAGGCTGATTTTTCCCGTAATCCAGTTTGCTCCCATACGCTCTCGCCCGCGGCGTTATAAACCGCTTTGGCTGCAGACAGGGTCACACACCGGGGTGCAGGGGGACCACCCCGGCTTTGGGCCAGCACCTCAAGGGGTGCAAGTACCACCAGCACTGCCGAGAGCcgccccaccaccccccccgccgccctcccTCGGGGGGGACAGGAGGGACTGTGTCctctgcagccaccagctcctggCATGAGTCACGGTGCCAGGAGCTGGTTTGGATCCCAAGTGCTGGATTTGTGCATTTTGCAGCCGCAAGCTCCAGCGGTAGCTCCTCACCCGCTGGGGGAGCGACAGGAAGGTTCGTCCTCCACTCGCTAATTAACACTCAGGAGCAGCTTGTTTAAACCCTGGACCCGGGGGAGGCACTGGGCGATCCACAAGGATCTGTCTCGATCCTgcactgctgcccagccagcacccGGCTGGGGGTTCTGGGGGGCTCAGGGTGCCCCTGGGGTGGGTGGTCTGATGGCTGCTGGGTGCCAGGCTTGGGCACGGGGGGCTGCAGTGGCCAGAGCCACCCAGATCCTCCCAGGAGCACGTGACATTCACCGAGAGCCAGGAGTATCCCCAGAACCATCCCTGGGAGCATCCCAAGGGacaccctgtgctgcagcaggaccaTGGTCCCCCCCTGAAGAGCCTTTCCCGCTCCGGTGGTGACAGGTCCCCATCTGCACCAGTGGGGGGTGCAGAGATGGGGGACAGGACACCCGGCAGTAGGGGGGGCAAAGATTTTCTGTCCCCAAGCTGAAGGCGTTGCAGAGCTGGGGGTGTCTCAGCACAGGGGTCCTGAGTTTTGCTGTGACGGTATCCAGGGGGCcattccccacccacccccccaccaaaCACCTGTGAaccccccagcctggcctgggcCTCCGTGGCCCCCGGGTGTCCTGGGGGGTCCAGTGGGTGGGAACCAGCACCAAGCGTCCCCATGGTCGTGTGTGCCTGTCCTACTCTTCTGTCCCAGTGCCCACCGAGGGTCCTGGCTTTCCCCAGCCCACAGGAGGGACATTGGGACAGGAGTGACCCTATGGCCGGTGCCGGGGAGCTGTGACcatccctgcagagctgtgactGTCCCCATGGATCTCTGAGCATCCCCACGGAGCCGTGACTGTCCCCAGGGACTTGTGGCCATCCCCATGGAGCCACAGCCATCCCACAGAGCCGTGACCATCCCCACTGAGCCACGAGCATCCCCACGGAGCCATGATGTCCCCACAGAGCCACGACCATCCCCACAGAGCCGTGCCCTTGCCAAGGCCATTGCCGCCTGcagcagccccgctccccctgctgccccccccgcccgcgcccATGTGCCCACGCGGCTCCTGCGCCCGGGGAGCAGATGGTTTCCATGGCAACAGGCATGATGACGCAAACACCGCTCTCCCACCCCCTTCCCACGGGGACGCCAGCCCACACTGGCActgaggggtggggggcacccaCCGGTGACaaggggctgccagggcacacagacacaccagCACACACATGTGCGCATGGAATGTTGCGTGTGCATTGGCACAGATGCTCATACATGCATGTGTGCTTGCCCATGCCCGGGTGCCTGCACAGGGTGATGCACACATAGCCATGCACGTGCATGCACACACCTGCAACACGCATGCAACCTCTCCCCGCcttggggctgagctgggggcccccccagggtcctgAACCCCCGGCCAGGTGCTGCTCGGTGGGGACGCAGCAGCATTTCTCATCTCTTTATTGAAGGAAGACTATTTCTAGAATAAAGGCTACATCGTAACATCACCTTGTCCCCTGGGTGCTTGGGTCATGTTGTAAAAAGCCGGGGGGGTAGGGAGCTGGGTGCAGCAAGGGGGCCCAGCCTGCCCGAGGACACCCCCTCGGAGACACCCCCTTGGGGACACCCCCTTGGGGACAGCCCCAGGGGCCCCGGGGCCGGAGTGAGGGGACAAACCTCGCTGGGACGAGGGGCTGGTGACAGCGTGGGGGGGACCCCGCTCCGGCCATTGGGGAACAAGCAGGGCTGCgccagagctggggggggttgggggtcCCCAGGGTGTGGGGCCAGGCCACCTCACAGCAAGGACTTTGCAGGAGTGGGGGGGACGCTGACTGCCAGCAGGGCACTGCGGTGGGGAGCAGCAATGCCCATCACTGTGGCATTGCGGCCCAGTGGGGCTCATCCTGCATGGGAAGGGGGGTAGCAGGGGGTGGCGGGGGGCCCGGCTGGCGGTGGGGCCGGGGGTCTCCCTCCAGAGCTCACCAGGATTGTGCTGGGTCAGGACCTCCCTGGGACCCGATGCTTTGTGCTTGGGCTGGCGGCTCCGGGCTGTGGCACCGGCACAGGGTGGGGGCTCAGGGACACAAGGGGACATGGTGccgggatggggctgggggcttgggGGCAGGAGGGGTTGCAGTGCTGGGATGAGACTGGGGACTCGGGGGCGGTGGGCACCgcacaggggctgctgctgccccaggtcTCTGCCTACAGAAGCAGAGCGCTAtggcgtggggctgggggcactgggagggcCTGGGACGCGTGTGACTGTCCCCAAGGGTGACACTGACACCCCCATGTTGCACTGTCCTTCCCACCCCCGAGGACCGACATGGGGTCCCCCACCGGGGAGGGAACGGGGACCGGCCAGTGCCACCCATTGTGCCGCAGAGCATGGAGGGGTGCGAGCGTCCCTGTGCTCCCCGGTGGTGCCCGGCCGCGTGTCCCCAGTCCTGGTGTGCCGAGCGCCGGGTGGTGGAACATCCCTCGGCTCAGCGGGACGCCCCGTCTTCGCCCCCAGACCTGGGGTGAGTGCAGCCCACGCCGCCGGCGCGTCCCCGCGCAGTCACTGTGATGGCACGGAGGACGAGGGGACAGCCCCGCTGAGATGCCACGTccagggggggagggggggactGGAGGGGGGTGCGGGTCAGTCCAGGGCTCTACATGACGCTGCACTTCCCCTTGATTTTGTCTGTCCTCTTCTGCTTGCTGGAGCGCTTCCCGTCAATGGTGAGGCTTAcgttcctcctcttctccaggttcAGCAGCTCCTGGAATAGCTCCTTGACGTTGTAGTTCATCTTGGCGGAGGTCTCCATGAAGGCGCATTTCCACTCCTTGGCCATGgcctccccctccctgctctccaCCTCCCGCTGGGTCTCATCACACTTGTTGCCCACCAGCATGATGGGGATGCTCTCCACGCTGCCCTTGATCTGCACGATCTGCTGGTAGATGGGCTTCAGCTCCTCCAGGGACTGCTTGCTGGTGACGGAGAAGACCAGGATGAAGGCATGGCCCTTGGAGATGGAGAGGCGCTGCATGGCTGGGAACTGGTGGCTGCCCGTGGTGTCGGTGATCTGCAGGGTGCAGACGCTCTTGTCGCAACTGATGACCTGGCGGTAGGTGTCCTCGATGGTGGGGATGTAGGTGTCGCGGAAGGTCCCCTTCACGAAGCGCAGCACCAGCGAGCTCTTGCCCACGCCGCCGGCGCCAAACACCACCACGCGGTAGTCGTTGCTCTGCTCCGGCATCTTGccctggagatgctgctgccactgcaagGGAAAGGGCAGAAGGAGGGGTCACACTGTGAGGGGGGGCTTCAGGGTAGATCCCCCAGGTACCAGTCTAGGGGGAGAatggggcagcccccccccaaccccagctgccagcccccttTGAGACACAGCCCCCCCTGCTCCAAAGAGGCCAACACAGCTAGGGGGGCCAACACAACCAGGGGGTCCTGGGCCCCCCCGTGCCCTTGAGGTGCCCTTgccaggcagccagggcaggacaGCGCTCGCCACCTGCCTGGGGTGCAGCAACATTCGCTATTTTTACCAGCCACCCGCTGTGGCCATATGGCAGAGCCACGGCCATCggcacagcagctgtggccCAGGCTGCCAGGGCAGTGCGCTGTGGTGGGGGGACACATGCCAGGCACCCACAGGACCCCCATACTCCCAGCTGCGGCAGCTCAGTGAGGACCCGGTGGCACCCAGAGCCCCCGACTGGCCTCTCCGGCTCTCCCAcatgtggctgctgcagctgccaagTACAGAGACCTTGGCGCCTGCCGCGCTGCCCGGTGCCCTGCCACCCCACACCATGCCCTGCCCACCCTGTGTCACCCCCTGACACCCCACACTGTGCCACCCCATCCTCTCCCATGCCATCCACCTTGTGCCGTGCCACCCCGTGTCACCTCCTCCTTTCCCGTGCCGTGCCACCCTGTGCCGTGCcacccctctgctccgctcccACCCCGGGAATGCAGTGAGGAGTGGAGAGATGTGGGCACCGGACAGGGGGGAGTGTGGCGTGGCTGTGGGTGTGTGGCCTGCAGCCTCAGAGACCCCCACGGCCACCCTCACGCTGCCAAACCTCAACACCCACTTGCAGGGTATGGACGGGCCCAGGCAGGGTTCTCACTtgtgccccctcccccgccctgccccgAGTGATGCAGCCCCAGGGTGTGACATGAGGGGGCACAAAGAGCTGCCGACGCTGAGCATCGCCTCGGCCAGGCTCTGCCTTagtttccctgctgcagcacaggaacggcagcaccagctctgccccatggggcatccctggtgcccacg contains:
- the DIRAS1 gene encoding GTP-binding protein Di-Ras1 codes for the protein MPEQSNDYRVVVFGAGGVGKSSLVLRFVKGTFRDTYIPTIEDTYRQVISCDKSVCTLQITDTTGSHQFPAMQRLSISKGHAFILVFSVTSKQSLEELKPIYQQIVQIKGSVESIPIMLVGNKCDETQREVESREGEAMAKEWKCAFMETSAKMNYNVKELFQELLNLEKRRNVSLTIDGKRSSKQKRTDKIKGKCSVM